One genomic segment of Francisella persica ATCC VR-331 includes these proteins:
- the atpA gene encoding F0F1 ATP synthase subunit alpha: MQLSPSEISGLIKQRIEKFDNSVELKSEGTIVSVADGVVTIYGLNDVAAGEMVKLPGDVYGLALNLNTDSVGTVVLGEYEHIKECDKAYCTGRILEVPVGEALLGRVVNALGNPIDGKGEVATDLTSPIEKIAPGVIWRKSVDQALQTGIKSIDSMVPIGKGQRELIIGDRQIGKTAIAVDTIINQKGTGVKCIYVAIGQKASTIANIVRQLEEHGAMEHTIIVAATASDSAALQYIAPYAGCSMGEYFRDRGQDALIIYDDLTKQAWAYRQISLLLRRPPGREAYPGDVFYLHSRLLERAARVNEEYVEKFTNGEVKGKTGSLTALPIIETQAGDISAFIPTNVISITDGQIFLETGLFNFGLRPAINPGNSVSRVGGAAQTKIIKKLGGGIRLALAQYRELEAFSQFASDLDEATRAQLNRGQRITELLKQKQFSTLSVALMALSLYAADNGYLDSLEISEVIPFESALHALAETKYADVIAEINETGKYNAEIADKLKTIVEDCKVNQAW, encoded by the coding sequence TTGCTGATGGTGTTGTTACTATTTATGGATTGAATGATGTCGCAGCTGGTGAAATGGTTAAGTTACCAGGAGATGTGTATGGTCTAGCTCTCAACTTAAATACAGACTCGGTTGGTACTGTAGTTTTAGGTGAATATGAACATATCAAGGAATGTGATAAAGCATACTGTACTGGTAGAATTTTAGAAGTCCCAGTTGGTGAAGCTCTTTTGGGTAGAGTTGTCAATGCATTAGGTAATCCTATCGATGGTAAAGGTGAGGTAGCAACTGATTTAACTTCGCCTATCGAAAAAATTGCTCCTGGTGTTATTTGGAGAAAATCAGTAGATCAAGCATTGCAAACAGGTATTAAGTCAATTGACTCGATGGTACCTATTGGTAAAGGTCAAAGGGAGCTTATCATTGGCGATAGACAGATTGGTAAAACTGCAATTGCTGTTGATACGATTATTAACCAAAAGGGTACGGGTGTTAAATGTATCTATGTTGCTATTGGTCAGAAGGCATCTACAATTGCAAATATTGTAAGACAGCTTGAAGAGCATGGTGCAATGGAGCATACGATTATTGTTGCAGCTACAGCTTCTGATTCTGCAGCGCTGCAATACATTGCACCATATGCTGGATGTTCTATGGGTGAGTACTTTAGAGATCGTGGTCAAGATGCGCTTATCATTTATGATGATTTGACTAAGCAAGCATGGGCTTATAGACAGATTTCATTACTATTAAGAAGACCGCCTGGACGTGAAGCTTATCCTGGTGATGTATTTTACCTTCACTCAAGACTACTAGAAAGAGCAGCTAGAGTAAATGAAGAATATGTAGAGAAATTTACTAATGGTGAAGTTAAGGGTAAAACTGGTTCATTAACAGCATTACCAATCATTGAAACACAAGCTGGTGATATCTCAGCATTCATTCCTACGAATGTTATTTCAATAACTGATGGACAGATATTCTTAGAGACAGGTTTATTTAACTTTGGCTTAAGGCCTGCAATAAACCCTGGTAACTCTGTTTCACGTGTCGGTGGAGCAGCACAAACTAAGATTATTAAGAAACTTGGTGGTGGTATCCGTTTAGCACTTGCACAGTATAGAGAACTAGAAGCGTTTTCACAATTTGCATCGGACTTAGACGAAGCAACTCGTGCACAATTAAATAGAGGCCAAAGAATAACAGAATTACTAAAACAAAAACAATTCTCAACTTTATCTGTGGCTTTAATGGCATTGTCACTTTATGCCGCTGATAATGGTTACTTAGACAGCTTAGAAATTTCAGAAGTGATACCTTTCGAATCAGCTTTACATGCACTAGCAGAAACTAAGTATGCTGATGTAATTGCAGAAATTAATGAAACAGGTAAGTATAATGCAGAGATTGCTGATAAGTTAAAAACTATTGTTGAAGACTGTAAAGTAAATCAAGCTTGGTAA